Proteins found in one Sorghum bicolor cultivar BTx623 chromosome 1, Sorghum_bicolor_NCBIv3, whole genome shotgun sequence genomic segment:
- the LOC8057084 gene encoding uncharacterized protein LOC8057084 encodes MASPSSSCEVVDLALAASCDDASSKLFFSRDGGGDLSWPAAAGISSALTDQKSLVALCGKYGVPRELKPVCADTLRCGVCETPPEGSNALCIYSDALEAGLRFPLHDFYLKLLRHYRLAPSQLGPNAWKYMAAFVLRCKDAGVEPLVSAFRYFFSVYTHKRQDKPLGWHYFKPCAGRRLFTGTLHTKYGWKSRFFFLKSPQGMPWKCPVAWGKPRMEDARTVELTDAAINKLMQMPCIDLKYFLSLDAPPVGALTLLQLHSTTAPMMKPESAAASAQALALTSVHQLHAALEAGARAPSAAGEGGDSTRRKRRCPGLGPASVTVTPPMPQRFAISAPPLPLQGMGSMTPCETSFDGAWGDSDISMPPGIWPSDALCMYDAMVGIDAEVRLQDKEQETDAKAAQQIAHLQDQLRQANAVNEKFMDYLVAARAENAQLKEKYASEMAKLNQEHASEVTNLNQEHASEIAKLNQEHASEVTKLQDEHHKASTVHAEKVKAERMVEMAKLQEEHAAEVAKLNQAHDAAVAWLMEEHEVEVARVKHTAEEVAVDVVQDAKDIVLALFPDLDASLLFRS; translated from the coding sequence ATGGCGTCTCCCTCCAGCTCCTGCGAGGTCGTGGACCTCGCCTTGGCAGCAAGCTGCGACGATGCATCCTCAAAGCTCTTCTTCAGcagagacggcggcggcgacttgtcttggccggcggcggcggggatctCGTCCGCGCTGACCGACCAAAAATCGCTGGTTGCCCTGTGCGGCAAATACGGGGTGCCCAGGGAGTTGAAGCCCGTGTGCGCCGACACCTTGAGGTGCGGGGTGTGCGAGACGCCGCCCGAGGGCTCGAATGCCCTGTGCATCTACTCCGACGCGCTCGAGGCCGGTCTGCGGTTCCCGCTCCATGACTTCTACCTCAAGCTCCTCCGGCACTACCGCCTGGCGCCGAGCCAGTTGGGCCCTAATGCGTGGAAGTACATGGCGGCGTTCGTGCTGCGCTGCAAGGATGCCGGCGTGGAACCGCTGGTATCTGCCTTCCGATACTTCTTTTCCGTGTACACTCACAAGCGCCAAGACAAGCCATTGGGATGGCACTATTTCAAGCCCTGCGCCGGCCGCCGCCTCTTCACAGGCACTCTGCACACCAAGTACGGCTGGAAATCAAGGTTCTTCTTCCTTAAGTCCCCGCAGGGGATGCCGTGGAAGTGCCCGGTGGCGTGGGGCAAGCCCAGGATGGAGGACGCCCGCACAGTGGAGCTCACGGATGCGGCGATAAACAAGCTGATGCAGATGCCATGCATTGATTTGAAGTACTTCTTGAGCCTCGACGCCCCGCCCGTCGGCGCTCTCACCCTGCTGCAGCTGCACTCCACGACCGCGCCCATGATGAAACCAGAATCCGCAGCGGCCAGCGCCCAAGCACTCGCTCTTACCTCAGTGCACCAGCTGCACGCGGCATTGGAAGCGGGGGCAAGAGCACCCAGCGCCGCCGGCGAGGGTGGCGACTCGACGCGGCGGAAGCGCAGGTGTCCAGGTCTGGGCCCGGCGTCCGTGACCGTGACACCTCCGATGCCTCAAAGATTTGCCATTtcggcgccgccgctgccgctgcagGGAATGGGATCAATGACGCCATGTGAGACATCGTTTGATGGAGCCTGGGGCGACAGCGACATCTCCATGCCACCGGGGATTTGGCCAAGTGACGCCCTCTGTATGTACGATGCTATGGTGGGAATTGATGCTGAGGTCCGATTGCAAGATAAGGAGCAGGAGACAGATGCCAAGGCAGCCCAGCAGATCGCCCACCTTCAGGATCAGCTGCGACAGGCCAACGCCGTGAATGAGAAGTTCATGGACTACTTGGTTGCGGCCAGAGCCGAGAATGCACAGCTCAAGGAGAAGTACGCCTCTGAGATGGCCAAGCTCAATCAGGAGCACGCCTCTGAGGTCACCAATCTCAATCAGGAGCACGCCTCTGAGATCGCCAAGCTCAATCAGGAGCACGCCTCTGAGGTCACCAAGCTCCAGGACGAGCATCACAAGGCAAGCACCGTACATGCCGAGAAGGTGAAGGCGGAGCGCATGGTCGAAATGGCTAAGCTCCAGGAAGAGCACGCTGCTGAGGTTGCCAAGCTCAACCAGGCGCATGATGCTGCCGTCGCCTGGCTCATGGAGGAGCACGAGGTCGAGGTTGCCCGCGTGAAGCACACAGCGGAGGAGGTGGCGGTGGATGTGGTGCAGGATGCAAAGGACATAGTGCTCGCCCTATTCCCGGACCTGGATGCCTCATTGCTGTTCAGATCATGA
- the LOC8061419 gene encoding uncharacterized protein LOC8061419 → MAAASSVVELCTLAIAKLDAATSAKFFHDDDGTGAGAITTFSWPEAERTPSRLTSHTALQALCEKHQVPADYIPISLDSCWVACRPPPEGSNAICVYADALEAGMRIPLHEFYVAVLGHFGLAPDAWRYMAAFVLLCKDAGVEPTLRAFRSFFSICTHKGDYAGWYHFSCRPYFESRSGVTTGLFAGKMPRSAGWQYRFFHLQSPSTMPWPCAVKWGKPSRAAVRLPEVTWEDTVVKRLLERAGGSAIDVIEFLSRRSPPVVAPPQDALLRDRVRLTFTPQHKHKHKHKLMKVGAAAAIAGPPAPPPQQQESTRKRKSYPSTHTRGLVDCIAEASELAKDTMAELDEKGKELRETRGEVAHLKEQRRAMRDEHAGDVAQLKEAASVANAHHAAEVRRLADEHRKARTAHGEEVKAERASVVAKLQEEHAAAVAELTENLNKEHAAAVARLKEKHAAEVGRLADDKAERAAKLQDDVARLKEEHAADVARVKDAADREVQDAKKNIVLRLFPELDVSLLERPKLKGDLAAAGTLKAQGRS, encoded by the coding sequence ATGGCCGCAGCCTCCTCCGTCGTGGAGCTCTGCACGTTGGCGATCGCGAAACTCGACGCCGCCACCTCGGCGAAGTTCTTCCACGACGACGACGGAACCGGAGCCGGAGCCATCACCACCTTCTCTTGGCCCGAGGCGGAGAGGACGCCGTCGAGGCTCACCAGCCATACCGCGCTCCAAGCACTCTGCGAAAAGCACCAGGTCCCGGCTGACTACATTCCTATCAGTCTCGACAGTTGCTGGGTGGCCTGCCGTCCGCCGCCGGAGGGCTCTAACGCCATCTGCGTCTACGCCGACGCGCTCGAGGCCGGCATGAGGATTCCGCTCCATGAGTTCTACGTGGCGGTTCTTGGGCACTTCGGCCTCGCGCCCGACGCGTGGCGCTACATGGCCGCCTTTGTGCTGCTCTGCAAGGACGCCGGCGTCGAGCCCACGCTGCGCGCTTTTCGCTCCTTCTTCTCCATATGCACCCACAAGGGTGACTACGCGGGGTGGTACCACTTCAGCTGCAGGCCCTACTTCGAGTCGCGCTCCGGCGTCACGACCGGCCTCTTCGCTGGCAAGATGCCAAGATCCGCTGGGTGGCAGTACAGGTTCTTCCACCTCCAGTCCCCATCGACGATGCCTTGGCCATGCGCGGTGAAATGGGGAAAGCCAAGCAGAGCAGCTGTCCGCTTGCCGGAGGTGACATGGGAGGACACGGTCGTGAAAAGGCTGTTGGAGAGGGCGGGCGGCTCGGCCATTGATGTCATAGAGTTTCTCTCCCGGCGCAGTCCGCCCGTCGTCGCCCCGCCGCAAGACGCTCTTCTGAGAGACAGAGTTCGACTTACCTTCACCCCGCAGCACAAGCACAAGCACAAGCACAAGCTGATGAAGGtgggagccgccgccgccatagcagggccgccggcgccgccgccgcagcagcaggaATCAACGAGGAAGCGCAAATCCTATCCCTCGACGCACACGCGGGGATTGGTCGATTGCATCGCGGAGGCGTCAGAGTTGGCGAAGGACACCATGGCAGAGCTTGATGAGAAGGGGAAGGAGCTGCGGGAGACCAGAGGGGAGGTCGCCCACCTCAAGGAGCAGCGGCGCGCCATGAGAGACGAGCATGCTGGCGACGTCGCTCAGCTCAAGGAGGCGGCGAGCGTCGCAAATGCTCACCACGCGGCCGAGGTCCGCCGACTCGCGGACGAGCATCGCAAGGCACGCACCGCGCATGGCGAGGAGGTGAAGGCAGAGCGCGCGTCCGTGGTCGCTAAGCTCCAGGAGGAGCACGCAGCTGCAGTCGCAGAGCTCACAGAGAACCTCAACAAGGAGCATGCTGCCGCTGTCGCTCGGCTCAAGGAGAAGCACGCGGCCGAGGTCGGCCGACTAGCCGACGACAAGgcagagcgcgcggccaagctccAGGACGATGTCGCTCGGCTCAAGGAGGAGCACGCGGCCGACGTCGCCCGCGTGAAGGACGCTGCGGACAGGGAGGTGCAGGATGCCAAGAAGAACATCGTGCTTCGCCTCTTCCCGGAACTGGACGTCTCACTGCTGGAACGACCAAAGCTCAAGGGAGATCTCGCTGCTGCCGGAACGCTCAAAGCTCAGGGGAGATCCTGA
- the LOC8057085 gene encoding nudix hydrolase 16, mitochondrial codes for MCDLVARTGRHQQRYEDGRRLVAGCIPFRYRANNDETSGDKTKKLVEVLMINSQSGPGLLFPKGGWENDETVEEAAAREAIEEAGVRGDIVHFLGLYDFKSKTHQDACCPEGMCRAAVFALHVKEELASWPEQSTRQRTWLTVPEAASRCRYQWMQEALLTGFSDWHDKWSRGGGGTNCDPA; via the exons ATGTGCGACCTGGTGGCCCGCACGGGCCGGCACCAGCAGCGGTACGAGGATGGCCGTCGGCTAGTGGCCGG ATGCATACCATTTAGGTATAGAGCTAATAATGATGAAACCTCTGGTGACAAAACTAAGAAACTTGTGGAAGTTCTCATGATAAATTCCCAAAGCGGACCTGGTCTTTTGTTTCCAAAG GGAGGATGGGAGAACGATGAAACTGTTGAAGAGGCAGCAGCTCGAGAAGCTATAGAAGAAGCTGGAGTTCGAGGTGATATAGTG CATTTTCTGGGGCTCTATGACTTCAAAAGCAAGACACATCAAGATGCGTGCTGCCCTGAGGGTATGTGCAGAGCTGCAGTGTTTGCGCTGCATGTAAAGGAAGAGCTGGCCTCATGGCCTGAGCAGAGCACCCGGCAGAGGACCTGGCTCACGGTTCCTGAAGCTGCATCAAGATGCCGGTACCAGTGGATGCAAGAGGCCTTGCTCACAGGCTTCTCCGACTGGCACGACAAGTGGagcagaggcggcggcggcacaaACTGTGACCCGGCCTAA